The Mus caroli chromosome 1, CAROLI_EIJ_v1.1, whole genome shotgun sequence genome has a window encoding:
- the LOC110302982 gene encoding left-right determination factor 1 isoform X1: MPFLWLCWALWALSLVSLREALTGEQILGSLLQQLQLDQPPVLDKADVEGMVIPSHVRAQYVALLQHSHASRSRGKRFSQNFREVAGRFLVSETSTHLLVFGMEQRLPPNSELVQAVLRLFQEPVPRTALRRQKRLSPHSARARVTIEWLRFRDDGSNRTALIDSRLVSIXESGWKXFDVTEAVNFWQQLSRPRQPLLLQVSVQREHLGPGTWSAHKLVRFAAQGTPDGKGQGEPQLELHTLDLKDYGAQGNCDPEAPVTEGTRCCRQEMYLDLQGMKWAENWILEPPGFLTYECVGSCLQLPESLTSRWPFLGPRQCVASEMTSLPMIVSVKEGGRTRPQVVSLPNMRVQTCSCASDGALIPRRLQP, encoded by the exons ATGCCATTCCTGTGGCTCTGCTGGGCACTCTGGGCACTGTCGCTGGTTAGCCTCAGGGAAGCCCTGACTGGAGAGCAGATCCTGGGCAGCCTGCTGCAACAGCTGCAGCTCGATCAACCGCCAGTCCTGGACAAGGCTGATGTGGAAGGGATGGTCATCCCCTCGCACGTGAGGGCTCAGTATGTGGCCCTGCTACAACACAGCCATGCCAGCCGCTCTCGAGGCAAGAGGTTCAGCCAGAACTTTCGAG AGGTGGCAGGAAGGTTCCTGGTGTCAGAGACCTCCACTCACCTGCTAGTGTTCGGCATGGAGCAGCGGCTGCCGCCTAACAGCGAGCTGGTGCAGGCTGTGCTGCGGCTGTTCCAGGAGCCTGTGCCCAGAACAGCTCTCCGGAGGCAAAAGAGGCTGTCCCCACACAGTGCCCGGGCTCGGGTCACCATTGAATGGCTGCGCTTCCGCGACGACGGCTCCAACCGCACTGCCCTTATCGATTCTAG GCTCGTGTCCATCNACGAGAGCGGCTGGAAGNCNTTCGACGTGACCGAGGCCGTGAACTTCTGGCAGCAGCTGAGCCGGCCGAGGCAGCCGCTGCTGCTCCAGGTGTCGGTGCAGAGGGAGCATCTGGGGCCGGGGACCTGGAGCGCACACAAGTTGGTCCGGTTCGCGGCGCAGGGGACGCCGGACGGCAAGGGGCAGGGCGAGCCACAGCTGGAGCTGCACACGCTGGACCTCAAGGACTATGG AGCTCAAGGCAATTGTGACCCCGAGGCACCAGTGACTGAAGGCACACGGTGCTGTCGCCAGGAGATGTACCTGGACCTGCAGGGGATGAAGTGGGCTGAGAACTGGATTCTAGAACCGCCAGGGTTCCTGACTTATGAATGTGTGGGCAGCTGCCTGCAGCTACCTGAGTCCCTGACCAGCAGGTGGCCATTTCTGGGGCCTCGGCAGTGTGTTGCCTCAGAGATGACCTCCCTGCCCATGATTGTCAGCgtgaaggagggaggcaggaccAGGCCTCAAGTGGTCAGCCTGCCCAACATGAGGGTGCAGACCTGTAGCTGCGCCTCGGATGGGGCGCTCATACCCAGGAGGCTGCAGCCATAG
- the LOC110302982 gene encoding left-right determination factor 1 isoform X2, whose translation MPFLWLCWALWALSLVSLREALTGEQILGSLLQQLQLDQPPVLDKADVEGMVIPSHVRAQYVALLQHSHASRSRGKRFSQNFREVAGRFLVSETSTHLQKRLSPHSARARVTIEWLRFRDDGSNRTALIDSRLVSIXESGWKXFDVTEAVNFWQQLSRPRQPLLLQVSVQREHLGPGTWSAHKLVRFAAQGTPDGKGQGEPQLELHTLDLKDYGAQGNCDPEAPVTEGTRCCRQEMYLDLQGMKWAENWILEPPGFLTYECVGSCLQLPESLTSRWPFLGPRQCVASEMTSLPMIVSVKEGGRTRPQVVSLPNMRVQTCSCASDGALIPRRLQP comes from the exons ATGCCATTCCTGTGGCTCTGCTGGGCACTCTGGGCACTGTCGCTGGTTAGCCTCAGGGAAGCCCTGACTGGAGAGCAGATCCTGGGCAGCCTGCTGCAACAGCTGCAGCTCGATCAACCGCCAGTCCTGGACAAGGCTGATGTGGAAGGGATGGTCATCCCCTCGCACGTGAGGGCTCAGTATGTGGCCCTGCTACAACACAGCCATGCCAGCCGCTCTCGAGGCAAGAGGTTCAGCCAGAACTTTCGAG AGGTGGCAGGAAGGTTCCTGGTGTCAGAGACCTCCACTCACCT GCAAAAGAGGCTGTCCCCACACAGTGCCCGGGCTCGGGTCACCATTGAATGGCTGCGCTTCCGCGACGACGGCTCCAACCGCACTGCCCTTATCGATTCTAG GCTCGTGTCCATCNACGAGAGCGGCTGGAAGNCNTTCGACGTGACCGAGGCCGTGAACTTCTGGCAGCAGCTGAGCCGGCCGAGGCAGCCGCTGCTGCTCCAGGTGTCGGTGCAGAGGGAGCATCTGGGGCCGGGGACCTGGAGCGCACACAAGTTGGTCCGGTTCGCGGCGCAGGGGACGCCGGACGGCAAGGGGCAGGGCGAGCCACAGCTGGAGCTGCACACGCTGGACCTCAAGGACTATGG AGCTCAAGGCAATTGTGACCCCGAGGCACCAGTGACTGAAGGCACACGGTGCTGTCGCCAGGAGATGTACCTGGACCTGCAGGGGATGAAGTGGGCTGAGAACTGGATTCTAGAACCGCCAGGGTTCCTGACTTATGAATGTGTGGGCAGCTGCCTGCAGCTACCTGAGTCCCTGACCAGCAGGTGGCCATTTCTGGGGCCTCGGCAGTGTGTTGCCTCAGAGATGACCTCCCTGCCCATGATTGTCAGCgtgaaggagggaggcaggaccAGGCCTCAAGTGGTCAGCCTGCCCAACATGAGGGTGCAGACCTGTAGCTGCGCCTCGGATGGGGCGCTCATACCCAGGAGGCTGCAGCCATAG